Below is a genomic region from Sulfitobacter sp. OXR-159.
AAATGAGCGAGAATGGTGGCCCCCCCCTTATCACTGTCAGCGAAGCCCTCAGCTTTGACGAGGCCGCGCTAAAGGCCTATCTGTCCGATCATCTGGAAGGATTTTCCGGCGACCTGCAGGTGCGCCAGTTCAATGCGGGCCAAAGCAATCCAACCTATCAACTGTCCGCCGGTGGGCGCAAATACGTCCTGCGCAAGAAGCCCCCGGGAACGCTGCTGCCTTCCGCCCATGCGGTGGATCGGGAATACCGGGTGATGCATGCCCTGCGCGACACGCCGGTCCCGGTGCCAAAGATGCTGCATCTCTGCACTGATCCATCGGTGATCGGTACTGATTTCTACGTGATGGAAATGGTCGAAGGTCGGGTCTTTCACGACCCCAGCCTGCCGGGATTGACCCCGTCTGAGCGCCGTGCCTTTTACGAAAGCTTCATCAAGGCTTTGGCCGATTTGCATGCGGTGAAGCCCGAGGCCGTGGGATTGGGCGATTTCGGCCGCCCCGAAGGATATCTGTCGCGTCAGGTCGCCCGCTGGACCAAACAATACAAAGCGACAGAAACCGAGACCATCACGGCGATGGACAAGCTGATGGAATGGCTGCCAGCCAATCTGCCTGCCGACGACGAGGCCGCGATCGTGCATGGCGACTTCCGCCCGGGAAATGCGATCGTGCGCGACGGCACGCCCGAGGTAGCTGCGCTGCTGGATTGGGAGCTTTGCACGCTGGGCCACCCGCTCGCCGATCTGGGGTATGTCTGCGCAAATTATCACGCCGACAACCTGCCGACCGGGCAGTTCAAGGGGCTTGATTTCGAGGCCTTGGGCATACCGACCGAACAGGAGTTTCTTGACCTCTACTGCCGGTATTCGGGGCGCGACACCGTGTCGAACCATTTGTTTTTTGTGGTGTTTTCCTTCTTTCGTAGTGCCGCGATCATTCAGGGGGTCTACAAGCGCGGGCTTGACGGCAATGCCGCGTCGCAAAAGGCGCTGAAACTGGGCCATCTGGCACGTGTGCGAGCCGAAAACGCATGGCGGATCGTGGAGCAGAACCTGTGATCTGCGCCACGCGAAAGAGTGATCCGCAATGAAATCCACCTTAAAATGAGTAGGGCCAATATCATGCCATTCCTGTCCCACGTTCATTCCGAGCCTAACATCTGATGTATGGGTCAGCGCCTCTGGCCGGGCTCAAGGTCGTCGAACTGGCGCGAATTCTCGCAGGGCCTTGGATCGGGCAAACGCTCGCGGATCTCGGGTCTGAGGTGATCAAGGTCGAAGCCCCGGAGGGCGACGATACCCGACGTTGGGGCCCGCCGTTCATTGAACGGACCCGGCCCGATGGCAGCACCGAAACGGTATCGGCTTATTTCCAGTCGGCAAATCGTGGCAAGACCTCACTGACCTGCGACTTCACCAATCCCGCGGATCTGGCGGAACTGAAAGCGCTGATCGCGGAGGCCGATGTGGTGATCGAGAATTTCAAAGTCGGGGGGCTGGTGAAATTCGGCTTGGACTATGCGTCATTGGCAGCTGAGAACCCGGGTCTGGTCTATGCATCTGTCAGTGGCTTTGGTCAGGACGGACCGCGTGCTAAGGAGGCGGGTTATGATTTCCTGATCCAAGGCATGTGCGGGATCATGGACCTGACAGGCGAGCCAGATGGTGCGCCCCAGAAAGTCGGCGTGGCATGGGTTGATGTCTTTACCGGGCTTTACGGCGTGATCGGCATTCAGGCGGCGCTGGCCGAGCGTGCGCGGTCGGGACAGGGGCAACATGTCGATCTGTCGCTGCTGGATTGCGGGGTTGGCGTTCTGGCCAATCAGGCGAGTAATTACCTCTTGGGCGACGCCGCCCCCAAGCGGCTCGGCAACGCGCACCCCAACATCGTACCCTATCAGGTGTTCCCGACCCAAGAGGGTCATTTGATCATTGCCTGCGGCAACGACTCTCAATTTCGTAGGCTCTGCGAAGTGCTTGATTTAGTCGGTACGGCAGATGATGAGAGATTCGCGACAAACCCGGCCCGTGTTCAGCACCGTGAGGCGCTCTGCGGCTTGATTGCGGAACGGACTGCACAGTTCACCAAAGCGTCGCTGATTGAGCGTCTCACGCAATGCGGGGTACCCGCAGACCCGATCAATACGGTCGCCGAAGCTCTGAGCGAGCCACAAATCGTGGCCCGCGACATGCGGATTGACCCCGAGGGTATCGATGGGTTGCGCACGCCGGTGCGTTTCTCGCGGAGTAAACTGGCGCTGGATCGGGCAGCACCAATGTTAGGCGCTGGTGGCCGAGGTTTTGGGCTTGGCAGGTAGATCAGATCTATTGCCGGGAAGCCATTCGTGACGTCACTGTTTCGCAAGGCGGGCCTTCTGCGGTTTTTTATGAGCATGTCATGCCAATGATATCGAACGGCAATGTGGATACTGAGCAAAGGCGGATGCGAACCTTTTGCTGCGTACCTGTTTCAAGCTTTGTGGGTCCTCAGGGCGGAGAGCCGACATCCGCTGTTGATGGTTTTGACGGGTCGGCTTTTCGGTCTCGATGCTGGAGATCGTGCAGCACTGTTTTATTGCGGATCGACCAAGAGCCTCGCATCGGGCCTGCCCATCGCGACGGCACTTTTCGCCGCGGAGGCCGTCGGTGCCATCGTACTCCCGCTGATGATCTACCACATGCTGCAATTACTGGTCTGCGCCTTTCTGGCCCAAAAGGCAGTGGTCGCGCCCGCGGCGTAATTTGAGAGGAAAAACTCTTTTCGTGTGGGATTGACCCATTGGGGGTGCGGACAAAAAGTTGGACTATCTCGGAGATAGTCCATGTGCAGCTACGAAGAACGACTGGGCGCGGTTAAGCTTTATATAGAGTTCGGCAAGCGCGCGAAGGCCACCATCCGTGAGTTAAAGCCGTCATCCGCAGCAATGGGCATTAAGGACCTCAGTGGGCCAATCGCTACAGGTGTTTCTGGGAACGGGAAAGGCAGCTTAACACTTTCCTGGTTTGGCCAGCAAAGCGTGGTGTGAAACCGTATTGGCAATAGTGTTAACCAGGCGCCGTCCGGCGCGATGTTTCACGGCTCAAAGCATGGACCGATCTCGTGATCTATGTACTCGACAACACTGCTGCCGATCTTGTGGGGCTGGAAGACACTCTGAAATGAGTTGAACGACCAGCCTTTCAGCGTCAGCTGGTCGATGCGGTGGACTGCAGTCGCCGCGCGTTAATGGTTGGCAATTCTGTGGGGAAGCTTACGGCTTGGAAAGCCCATATGTGCTGCTGACTGTATCGAACCCGGTAACTCGGTAGCCTGCGGCAAATGCGGTGGTCATCTCGTCGCGAACGCGCTGCCTTTCGGCAATCGCGCGGTTAAGATCAACCGCAAGCAAGGCATCCAGATCCTTTGGGATTGCGATGTGCAGTGGGTAGCAATGCATTCTCATTTCCGAGCGTGGGCCTTCAGCTCCGTGTGCCACCCGCTTATTGTCCAGTGCCCACTCCGCCACGATACGGTCTGAGGCCACACCAGCATTAATGCCCTCCATTTTTCCGTAGTAATCTGGCAGGTAGACTTTGGCCGTAGCACCAAGTCGCGCGATGTTGAGATTAGCATTGATGCGGCGCAGAGGGTCGAAGGTCCAACGGACGGAAGTAATCCCGCGCGCCAGACACCAGTCGCGTTGATACCATTTCAGTCGTGCGCCCAGCCCCATCCCCCGGCTGTCGGGGTGGACAGCGAGGCGGTGGGAATGCTGCACCTGCGGATCCTTGGTCGGAAACCCAAAGAGAAACCCGAGCATCCGCCCTTCGACAAAGGCACCGGCGACCAATCCGCCTTCGTGCTGGATCGCAAGCATGAGATCGGAATTGTCCGCTGGATCATCGGCGCCCCAAACGCTGCGCTGGAAATCCTCAGCGTGTTTGAGTTCCACCACGCCGTCGAGTTCACGCAGTTCAACCTCGGTATTCACGGCAGTCATGGGCGGATCATCTCACTATGGCTGGTGACGGATTTCATGTAGTCCCGGTCTAGGGTTACCCCGATCCCCGCGCCATTGTTTGGCACCGGCATTTCGCCGTTGGCGGCCTCAAGCGGCTCATTCACGATGTCGCGTTTGAAATAGCGGCTGGCGCTGGAGGTATCCCCCGGCTTAGTGAAATTGGCGAGGGTGGCGAGGTGGATATTATGCGCCCGGCCAATCCCGGCCTCCAGCATCCCGCCACACCAGACCGGCACACCGAAGGCGTCGCTGACGTCATGGATTGCACGGGCAGCGGCAAAGCCGCCAACGCGGCCAACCTTGATATTGATGACCCGCGCCGCCCGCATCTCAAGCGCCTTGCGGGCATCTCCAGCGTTGCGGATGCTCTCATCAAGGCAGATCGCCGTTTTCAGCGCCGCCTGCACCTGCGCATGGTCGTGGATATCGTCGAAGGCCAGCGGCTGTTCGATATAGTCGAGGTCAAATTCGTCAAACCGCCGCAGCAAGGCTAGGTCTTCGAGCCCGTAATCGGTATTGGCGTCGACCGTCAGCTTGATGTCGGGGTAGCGCGCGCGCACCGCGTCGAGCAGGGCCACGTCATGACCCTTGGCGATCTTCAATTTGGTGCGTTTATAGCCCGCTGCCTGCGCCTCAGCGATCCGTTCGAGGGTGAGCTCAACGCTGCCGATGCCAATGCTCACGCCCACATCCACCGCATCGCGCACCCCGCCGAGTGCCGCTTTGAGCGGAATGCCGAGGCTCTTTGCCCAGAGATCCCAAAAAGCCATCTCCACCACAGCTTTGGCCATCCGATTGCCGCGCCACGGGGCGAGGATCGGCTCCAACTCATAGGGCGAGGCGAAGCGTTTTCCGACGATCCGTGGCAGCAAGACATCGCGTAGGAAAGCCATTGCGGCGGGGATCGTTTCTTCGAGGTAATCAGGAATTTCGTCCATCACCGCTTCGGCAATGCCCTCGATGCCCGCTCCTTTCAGGACCAACAACGGAAAGGTCTTATCCGTCAATGTCTGGTTGGAAATCACGAAAGGGGTGATGAGCGGCAGGCTAACAATATGCAGCTCGGCCGCTTCGATCAGGATGCCGCCGCCGGCAAAAGCGGGATTAGTATTGTGCTGGGACATGGAAACTCGCTGGATCAATAAGGGCAGGGCGTTACTTCACGTTGGCGATGAAACGCTGAAAGACTTCGGTTTGCGGATTGGTGAACATCTGCTCAGGGGTGCCGCGTTCGGCAATGCGGCCCTCGTGCAAGAACACCACGTCGGAGGAGACATCACGGGCGAATGCCATCTCATGGGTGACGACGATCATGGTGCGCCCCTCGGCGGCGAGCGACTGCATGACCTTTAGCACCTCGCCCACCAATTCGGGGTCAAGCGCGCTGGTCGGCTCATCGAACAAGATCGCATCCGGCTCCATCGCCAGCGCCCGCGCAATGGCCACGCGCTGTTGCTGGCCACCGGAAAGCTGGGAAGGGTACATGTCCATCCGGTCCTGCAGGCCAACCCGTTCCAAGAGTGCCTCGGCAGCGGTGCGGGCGATCGCCTTGGGCGTGCCCTTCACTTGCACCGGACCTTCCATCACGTTTTCCAAAGCGGTGCGATGGCTCCACAGGTTGAACTGTTGAAACACCATTCCCAAACGGCTGCGCACCGTTTCGATATGACGGGCGTTCAGCGGCTTGCCGTCGCGCACCTGGATTTCCTCGCCATGCACGGTAACCGTGCCAGAGGTGGGGGTCTCGAGGAAATTCAGACAGCGGAGAAAGGTGCTTTTGCCAGAGCCGGATGAGCCGAGGATCGAGATCACATCGCCCTCCCGCGCCTCAAGTGAGATGCCCTTGAGCACCTCAACAGCGCCGAAGGATTTGCAGATATCATCGGCTTTGAGGATAATGTCGGCCTCGCTCATGGCTTTGGTCCTTCCGGGGGAGAGAGAATGGAGCGGCCCGTGTTGCGCGGACCGATGTGGCGGCTGAGGCGTGTCTCACCCTGTCGCCAGAGCAGCACAAAGATCGCGGTGATGCAGAGGTAGATCAGCGCGGCCCAGAGATAGATCGAGAAGTCGAATGTGCGCGAGAAGATCTGCCGCGTGCGGCCCATGATGTCGAAGACGGTGACAACGCTGGCCAGTGCGCTGGCCTTCATGAGCAGGATGATTTCATTGCCAAGCGCCGGCCATGCAATGCGGTATGCATGAGGGAAAGTCACCCGGCGCAGGATTTGCAGGCTGGTCATGCCGATAGCCTTGGCGGCCTCAATCTCTCCGCGTGCAACGCCCATGATGCCGCCGCGCAGGATCTCTGTCTGATAGGCTGTCGAGTTCAGCGCAAAGGCCAAGAGCGCACAGTTGAACGGATCGCGGAAAAATCCCCAAAGCCCCCAGTCCTGCAAGAATGGGCGGAACTGGCCGGACCCGTAATAGATCAAGAACAATTGCCCCAAGATCGGCGTGCCGCGCATGAAGGAGATATAAAGCCGCAGGGGAGCCTGCGCGATAGGGCTCGTATTGGCGCGGATCAGGGCAAGGCCGGGGGAGAAGAGGGCCGCAATGAAGGCGCCCAGAAAGGTCAGCTTGAGGGTCATCAAAGTGCCATCAAGCAGGCGTGGCCAATATTCTACCACGATGTCAAACGGGTTCATCTCAGACCCTCTGAATGCCGCGATTGGCGCGGCGTTCCATATGGTTCAGCACCACTTCCGACAGGACGCAGAGCGCCCAGTAGACCAGGCAGGCCAGCAGGTAGAAGGTGAAGGGCTGTTTGGTCACGCCGACGGCGACCTTGGTCATGCGCATCAGATCGTCCAGTGCGATGATTGACACCAGTGCCGTGTCCTTCAGCATGTTGATCCATAGGTTCCCAAGGCCGGGCAGGGCAAAGCGCCAGACCTGCGGTAGGCGGATACGAAAGAAGATTTTGCGTGGAGACATGCCGATCGCCCGGCCGGCTTCCATCTGCCCTTCGTCGAGCGATTGGAAGGCGCCGCGCAGCACCTCGCCCGCAAAGGCGCCAAAGACCATGGCAAGTGCCGTGACCCCGGCGGCAAAGGGGCTGAACTCGATATTGGTGCCGCCCGGATTCCACCAGACAGCCAGTTTGTTTAGCAAAAGTCCGACGCCATTGTAGACCACAAAGAGCGTTAGGATCTCGGGCAGGCCGCGCATGATCGTGGTGTAGCCAAAGCCAATTGCCCGCAGCCCCGCATGGCGCGACATGGAGGCAAAGGCCGCGACAAAGCCGATCAGCAGACCGATGGGCAGCGTCACAATGGCAAGCTGCATCGTGATCGCCAAACCCGCGAGGATTTCATCCCCCCAGCCGGCATCGCCGTAAGAGAGCAACTCAAACATACAGGATTACCAACTGGGGGGACGTTGTCATCATTTCATCGTGTAAACGTCGATGTCGAAATACTTGTCGTTGATGGTTTTGTAGGTGCCATCAGCGCGCATTTCGGCCAGAGCGGCGTTAAGCTTTTCACGCAACTCGTCGTCTTCCTGACGCAGCGCGATACCCACGCCTTCACCGACAAAGGCCGGATCGGTGATCGGATCGCCAGCCAACTCGCAGCAGGTGCCGTCTTCGGTCTTTTTGGTCCAGTCCAGCATCGGCAGCATGTCACCGACCTGCATGTCGATCCGGCCACTGGCCATGTCGAGGTTGACCTCATCCTGCGTTGGATACAGCCGCACATCCGCATCCGGGTAGGTCGCTTCGATATAGTCGGCCTGCGTTGTGCCAGACTGCGCGCCAATAACTTTGTCGGCGAGGGCTTCATTGGTGAATTCGGTGATGTCAGAGCCCTTGGGCACGACATTTGTCATCGCGGCCAGATAATAGGGATCGGTGAAATCCACCTGTTTCTTGCGCTCTTCGGTGATGAACATCGACGCAATGATGAAATCGTATTTATTCGCCAGCAGCCCCGGAATGATTCCATCCCAATCCTGTGCGACGACTTCGCATTCTTCGCCGATCCGCTTGCAAAGCTCCTGACCGATCTCGACATCGAAACCGGCGATCTTGCCGTCCGCTTCGATGTAGTTGAACGGGGGGTAGGCGCCTTCTGTCCCCAAGCGCAATGTCTCGGCAAAAGCGCCGGTAGAAAAGCTGGCGGCAACGGCCAGCGTCGAAAGCGCCGTGGCCAGTTTGAGTTTAGGTGTCATCGTGTTCACTCCTGTTGGGTTTTTCTGTGTCATTTTTCCGTTTGGCACCCTGTCGCGCAGGGTGGTCGACATGGCCGGTAAAGCGACCATAGAGATGGGCAATCCGGTTGAGCCTGCCCTCCAGCTCGGAACCAAGCTGTAGAAAAACGCTGTGGATCAGCAGGTTGGACAGGCTCGCCATCTGGGCTGTCGAATCCCAGAATTGGTTGAACTGCGTGGGCACCGCGAACACCTGACCCGCCGCCTCATGGCCCCAGTCACAAAAGACATCTGTAATAAGTGTAACCGTCACCCCTGCCGCGCGGGCCTCTTCAGCGAGGCTTTTGGACAAGACTGAATAGCGCCGCGCCTCAAAAATCACGAGATGGGCAGGGCGGTCGGTCAACAAGACCTCGGCGAAGTTCCCAGCCGCGAGGTCAAGCAACGTGACGCCGTCGCGGACATATTGCATTTGGTTGGCGAAATACTGGGCAAGACCACGTTCCGTCTGAAAACCGGCAACGAAAACATGTGCAGTCTGCGCCAATCGCTCTGCTTCTTGCTGCCATTCGGGGCTGCTGGCCATTTCATAGATGCCGACGAGTGCCGCGATCTCGAGCTGCAGGCCGTGATTGAGCTGAGCACTGTCTACATTGCCACCCTTACGCATTTCTTGAAGCCGTTCAGACATCAACCAAGGGTCATCGCCCATATCGTGCTTGAGGTGATCCTTCAGGTCGCGAAAGCTATCATAGCCGATTGAACGGCAGAACCGCCCGACGGTGGCTTCGCTCACCTTTACCGACCGTGCGATGCTGGCGGCGGTCTCAAAAGGCAAGCCTGCCCAAGAATCCAGCATGTAGCGGGCCAAAAGGCGGTCTGCTTTGGTCCCTTCTTCAAAGACACCTCCTAGCTGAGCTCTGATTGAGGTTTGCAACGGGGCCTCCGAAATTCTCATTACACCGAGAATGAAAGTAATCTTTCAAACTGTCAACGATGATATATTCCGCTCATCGATGCTGTGTTTCGGGGCGAGTTTGCGTGGCTTAACACTTGATTGAGGGTGGTGGTGAAGGCTTAGTCGTATGGATCGGCTGAGGGGCGGGGAAAAGCGCTCGCGCCGTATTTGGAACAGCTAAGCCCCTTGCAGTAATAGGGATCAAACATCCTCTGCGATTTGCATAACAGCCCAACTACACATGCTAAGAGCCGTTTGCAGCCCTAAGGCACCTTTCGACATGGAGTGCGGGTTGGTGATCGCTTCGCTATCCGGTCGGCACGATGGCTTTGCGAGTAGGTATATCTAAACGCGGCACTTCGCGGATTTCGCCCCATTGGTCTGGGCGACAGGGCTATGCAGTTCCGGGGGGCATCTAACGCTCAGAGGTCAGTCGCTTCAAAGCGTTAATCAGATCTCTCTCGCGATGTGTCAACGGAACAGGCTTTCTTGACATCATCTGCAAGATAGACGGGGCCGAAATTTCTACCACCTGGCGCAAAGCGCGAAATCCCAGCGTTTCTAAGCTTGCGTGCGATCAACCGGCTATCCATCTTCTCGCGGATCGACAGCAGTTTAGGCGTCGTGAACTTCGCGTGGAATGCCGAAATATCGGCATCGGTCACGTATAGCCCATGGCGGCGGGTTAGCGGATTAAAGAGCTTAGTTGCCTTGATGTGACCTGCATTGAAAAGAGCGGTCAGCGCGCCGCTGTTATGTAGCCCTATCTCTTTTGCAAATGCACCCAAGTTTCTGAGTTCCGGCGGCTTTTCTTGCAATTTGTTTATATCGCTTTGCCGTACGCAAATGGCAGCATATCCAACGAGGCCATCTTTCAGTGCGACTTTGATCACTCCTTCTCGTGCCGCATCGATGGCGTGGGCAATATCCACGCGCGCACGTGCGGCGGCAACACCCAAAGGCAGCCAGTCCGCGTCAGTACCTTTTACGGTGACGGCATCTTTAGTCAGATCGCCGAGCAGAGCGTCGGCGTCAGCAATATCCCATTGCAGTTTCGAAACCGATTGAGGCACTGCCGGTTCGAGAACTTTCTTATCTACAAGGATCTCGAACTGACCCACAGAGACACCGAGTTGTTGCCTCATACTCTTCGCCACGACGAGACGCCTTGCTCGAGCAAAAGCCGGCTGCGCAAGCTTTGCAAGGAAGGTTAGGCGGGCGTCAGGTCGATTATCCTCGGGATCCACAGTGCCGAAATGCTCTAGCATTCGTCGCGTAGTTTTCGCGGACCTGCCAAGCTCATCTGCCGCAGTAAGGACAGAGTAAAGCCTTGGGGCCGATAGAGACTTTCCCAGAATGGGTTCGTCTGCCGGTACGGCCCAAGTTTGGAATATGACCTCACGCAGGATATCGCGATATGGATCACACCTTGTATCGTTTGCCATGTCGTGTGCCAGCCAACGGTAAAGTCGGCCGAAAGCCCTTTTTGGACTGAACTGCGGTCCTTCCGCTGTGCTCGCTAGCTCTAGTAGAATTTGGGACAGTCCATCCGGACCGGCGCGCGCACAATCGAATCCCAAAGCCCTCGCAGGTCGGCCACCATCTGTTCCACCCAACTTGGCCCTTACCATTTCGCCACCTAGTGTTCTCCACCTGACAGGAGATTCCCATCGGCAACGTGATGTGCCATATTTGAGGCATGAGACGCCATGACATCTGCCTTTACCTTGGCCCCGCCGACCGTACTGAGCTTCAAGCCCTGATCAGCAACCGCAACACTGCGCGCAAGCTTGTCTGGCGGGCCGAGATCGTCCTGGCCACAGCGGACGGTCATGGCACGTTCGAGATTATGCGACGCGCGGGCACGTCGAAACCCACGGTCTGGCGCTGGCAGCAGCGGTATCTCGATGAGGGCGTGGCCGGTCTCAAGCGTGACAAGACGCGACCCTCGCGGGTGCCGCCTTTGCCCGTGGAAACAAGGCTGAAGGTGATCGCCAAGACGGTGCAGGAAACCCCGCCCAATGCAACGCACTGGAGCCGCGCGCTAATGGCCGAAGCCATGGGCATCTCGCCGTCGAGCGTCGGCCGCATCTGGGCAGAAGCTGGCTTGAAGCCGCATCTCACGAAGGGGTTCAAGGTCTCGAACGACCCAAAGTTCGAGGAGAAGGTCACCGATATCGTCGGGCTCTACCTCGACCCGCCAGACCGTGCCGTGGTGCTCTGCGTCGATGAGAAATCCCAGATCCAGGCGCTGGATCGCACCCAGCCCGGACTGCCGCTCAAGAAGGGCCGTGCCGCGACCGTAACGCACGATTACAAACGCCATGGCACGACCACGCTGTTTGCTGCGCTGGATGTGAAATCAGGCACCGTCATTGGCGATT
It encodes:
- a CDS encoding phosphotransferase family protein yields the protein MSENGGPPLITVSEALSFDEAALKAYLSDHLEGFSGDLQVRQFNAGQSNPTYQLSAGGRKYVLRKKPPGTLLPSAHAVDREYRVMHALRDTPVPVPKMLHLCTDPSVIGTDFYVMEMVEGRVFHDPSLPGLTPSERRAFYESFIKALADLHAVKPEAVGLGDFGRPEGYLSRQVARWTKQYKATETETITAMDKLMEWLPANLPADDEAAIVHGDFRPGNAIVRDGTPEVAALLDWELCTLGHPLADLGYVCANYHADNLPTGQFKGLDFEALGIPTEQEFLDLYCRYSGRDTVSNHLFFVVFSFFRSAAIIQGVYKRGLDGNAASQKALKLGHLARVRAENAWRIVEQNL
- a CDS encoding CaiB/BaiF CoA-transferase family protein, encoding MYGSAPLAGLKVVELARILAGPWIGQTLADLGSEVIKVEAPEGDDTRRWGPPFIERTRPDGSTETVSAYFQSANRGKTSLTCDFTNPADLAELKALIAEADVVIENFKVGGLVKFGLDYASLAAENPGLVYASVSGFGQDGPRAKEAGYDFLIQGMCGIMDLTGEPDGAPQKVGVAWVDVFTGLYGVIGIQAALAERARSGQGQHVDLSLLDCGVGVLANQASNYLLGDAAPKRLGNAHPNIVPYQVFPTQEGHLIIACGNDSQFRRLCEVLDLVGTADDERFATNPARVQHREALCGLIAERTAQFTKASLIERLTQCGVPADPINTVAEALSEPQIVARDMRIDPEGIDGLRTPVRFSRSKLALDRAAPMLGAGGRGFGLGR
- a CDS encoding GNAT family N-acetyltransferase; translated protein: MTAVNTEVELRELDGVVELKHAEDFQRSVWGADDPADNSDLMLAIQHEGGLVAGAFVEGRMLGFLFGFPTKDPQVQHSHRLAVHPDSRGMGLGARLKWYQRDWCLARGITSVRWTFDPLRRINANLNIARLGATAKVYLPDYYGKMEGINAGVASDRIVAEWALDNKRVAHGAEGPRSEMRMHCYPLHIAIPKDLDALLAVDLNRAIAERQRVRDEMTTAFAAGYRVTGFDTVSSTYGLSKP
- the menC gene encoding o-succinylbenzoate synthase, with translation MSQHNTNPAFAGGGILIEAAELHIVSLPLITPFVISNQTLTDKTFPLLVLKGAGIEGIAEAVMDEIPDYLEETIPAAMAFLRDVLLPRIVGKRFASPYELEPILAPWRGNRMAKAVVEMAFWDLWAKSLGIPLKAALGGVRDAVDVGVSIGIGSVELTLERIAEAQAAGYKRTKLKIAKGHDVALLDAVRARYPDIKLTVDANTDYGLEDLALLRRFDEFDLDYIEQPLAFDDIHDHAQVQAALKTAICLDESIRNAGDARKALEMRAARVINIKVGRVGGFAAARAIHDVSDAFGVPVWCGGMLEAGIGRAHNIHLATLANFTKPGDTSSASRYFKRDIVNEPLEAANGEMPVPNNGAGIGVTLDRDYMKSVTSHSEMIRP
- a CDS encoding ABC transporter ATP-binding protein produces the protein MSEADIILKADDICKSFGAVEVLKGISLEAREGDVISILGSSGSGKSTFLRCLNFLETPTSGTVTVHGEEIQVRDGKPLNARHIETVRSRLGMVFQQFNLWSHRTALENVMEGPVQVKGTPKAIARTAAEALLERVGLQDRMDMYPSQLSGGQQQRVAIARALAMEPDAILFDEPTSALDPELVGEVLKVMQSLAAEGRTMIVVTHEMAFARDVSSDVVFLHEGRIAERGTPEQMFTNPQTEVFQRFIANVK
- a CDS encoding ABC transporter permease, encoding MNPFDIVVEYWPRLLDGTLMTLKLTFLGAFIAALFSPGLALIRANTSPIAQAPLRLYISFMRGTPILGQLFLIYYGSGQFRPFLQDWGLWGFFRDPFNCALLAFALNSTAYQTEILRGGIMGVARGEIEAAKAIGMTSLQILRRVTFPHAYRIAWPALGNEIILLMKASALASVVTVFDIMGRTRQIFSRTFDFSIYLWAALIYLCITAIFVLLWRQGETRLSRHIGPRNTGRSILSPPEGPKP
- a CDS encoding ABC transporter permease, translated to MFELLSYGDAGWGDEILAGLAITMQLAIVTLPIGLLIGFVAAFASMSRHAGLRAIGFGYTTIMRGLPEILTLFVVYNGVGLLLNKLAVWWNPGGTNIEFSPFAAGVTALAMVFGAFAGEVLRGAFQSLDEGQMEAGRAIGMSPRKIFFRIRLPQVWRFALPGLGNLWINMLKDTALVSIIALDDLMRMTKVAVGVTKQPFTFYLLACLVYWALCVLSEVVLNHMERRANRGIQRV
- a CDS encoding ABC transporter substrate-binding protein encodes the protein MTPKLKLATALSTLAVAASFSTGAFAETLRLGTEGAYPPFNYIEADGKIAGFDVEIGQELCKRIGEECEVVAQDWDGIIPGLLANKYDFIIASMFITEERKKQVDFTDPYYLAAMTNVVPKGSDITEFTNEALADKVIGAQSGTTQADYIEATYPDADVRLYPTQDEVNLDMASGRIDMQVGDMLPMLDWTKKTEDGTCCELAGDPITDPAFVGEGVGIALRQEDDELREKLNAALAEMRADGTYKTINDKYFDIDVYTMK
- a CDS encoding MurR/RpiR family transcriptional regulator, encoding MRISEAPLQTSIRAQLGGVFEEGTKADRLLARYMLDSWAGLPFETAASIARSVKVSEATVGRFCRSIGYDSFRDLKDHLKHDMGDDPWLMSERLQEMRKGGNVDSAQLNHGLQLEIAALVGIYEMASSPEWQQEAERLAQTAHVFVAGFQTERGLAQYFANQMQYVRDGVTLLDLAAGNFAEVLLTDRPAHLVIFEARRYSVLSKSLAEEARAAGVTVTLITDVFCDWGHEAAGQVFAVPTQFNQFWDSTAQMASLSNLLIHSVFLQLGSELEGRLNRIAHLYGRFTGHVDHPARQGAKRKNDTEKPNRSEHDDT
- a CDS encoding IS630 family transposase is translated as MRRHDICLYLGPADRTELQALISNRNTARKLVWRAEIVLATADGHGTFEIMRRAGTSKPTVWRWQQRYLDEGVAGLKRDKTRPSRVPPLPVETRLKVIAKTVQETPPNATHWSRALMAEAMGISPSSVGRIWAEAGLKPHLTKGFKVSNDPKFEEKVTDIVGLYLDPPDRAVVLCVDEKSQIQALDRTQPGLPLKKGRAATVTHDYKRHGTTTLFAALDVKSGTVIGDCMPRHRAQEFLKFLRQIDKAVPTRRDVHLVLDNYATHKTPEVKAWLEKHPRFKLHFTPTSASWLNLVERFFAEITSRRIRRGSYSSVDDLEAAIYDYLAHHNEKPRPFKWTKTAEDILTRERRALDKLDETRGNR